In Humulus lupulus chromosome 7, drHumLupu1.1, whole genome shotgun sequence, the following are encoded in one genomic region:
- the LOC133791241 gene encoding pleckstrin homology domain-containing protein 1-like: MEGLWRSVTGQDPSSEEYSGVEFWSRPERAGWLTKQGEYIKTWRRRWFVLKQGKLLWFKDSNVTPASAPRGVITMGTCQTVKGAEDIVHKPCAFELSGSGNSLETMYFIADTEKEKEEWINSIGRSIVQNSLALADSEIVDYDARR, encoded by the coding sequence ATGGAGGGTCTATGGAGATCGGTGACGGGTCAAGATCCGAGCTCGGAAGAGTACAGCGGCGTCGAATTTTGGTCCCGTCCGGAACGTGCCGGGTGGCTGACCAAGCAAGGCGAGTACATCAAGACCTGGCGCCGCCGATGGTTCGTCCTCAAGCAAGGCAAGCTCCTCTGGTTCAAGGACTCCAATGTAACCCCGGCCTCTGCTCCTCGCGGCGTTATAACCATGGGAACCTGTCAGACTGTGAAGGGCGCCGAGGATATCGTCCATAAGCCCTGCGCTTTTGAGCTCTCGGGATCAGGGAACTCACTTGAGACCATGTACTTCATCGCCGATAccgagaaggagaaggaggagtGGATCAACTCAATTGGACGATCGATTGTCCAGAACTCACTCGCGCTCGCCGATTCGGAGATCGTCGATTACGATGCTCGGCGTTGA
- the LOC133791637 gene encoding UDP-glycosyltransferase 71K2-like — protein sequence MKRAKLAFIPGPRIGHLVSALQFSKRLLHCDDRLFITILRLKFPLFPDNDAYTDSLVGSLSRVKLVHVSPVDPPPKELFKSPEYYVYAHTESLVPLVRNALTDIVSSHSNSETSQGDVVLVLDFFCMPMMDVANELGLPAYMFMTSNLGFLNGGYSAHVKLAQRFRQTKGIIVNSIEELEAHAVSSLNDGETPPIYMVGPVLDYNGQPHPTMDQVQNYRILQWLDEQPQFSVVFLCFGSTESFGASQLREIASGLELSGHRFLWSIRVPQPTTIDEILPEGFLERIGSKGMIFNEWAPQWEGLCLIVAGIPYWRAYGVGFPLQHGLLLQNSI from the exons ATGAAAAGAGCAAAGTTGGCGTTCATCCCAGGTCCCAGAATAGGGCACCTGGTTTCAGCCCTTCAATTTTCCAAGCGCCTGCTCCATTGTGATGATCGACTTTTCATCACAATCTTGCGCTTGAAGTTTCCCTTATTTCCAGATAATGATGCATATACTGATTCTCTTGTGGGATCTTTATCACGAGTCAAACTCGTTCATGTCTCCCCAGTTGACCCACCTCCTAAAGAGCTATTCAAGTCACCAGAATATTATGTCTACGCACACACGGAGAGTCTTGTTCCTCTTGTCAGAAATGCACTCACAGATATTGTGTCGTCTCACTCCAATTCAGAGACCAGTCAAGGTGATGTTGTATTAGTTCTTGATTTCTTCTGTATGCCCATGATGGATGTGGCCAATGAGCTTGGCCTCCCTGCTTATATGTTCATGACTTCTAACCTGGGATTTCTTA ATGGTGGCTATTCTGCTCATGTTAAGCTTGCTCAAAGATTCAGACAGACAAAAGGGATTATAGTAAATTCCATTGAGGAATTGGAGGCTCATGCTGTTAGCTCGCTGAATGATGGTGAAACACCTCCAATCTACATGGTTGGACCAGTACTTGACTACAACGGTCAACCTCACCCAACCATGGATCAGGTTCAGAATTATAGAATCTTGCAATGGCTTGATGAGCAGCCTCAGTTTTCGGTAGTGTTTCTCTGCTTTGGGAGTACAGAAAGTTTTGGCGCTTCCCAATTGAGAGAGATAGCATCTGGACTTGAACTCAGTGGCCATAGATTCTTGTGGTCTATACGAGTTCCACAGCCGACAACAATAGACGAAATCTTgccagaaggattcttggaacgGATTGGAAGTAAAGGGATGATATTTAATGAGTGGGCGCCACAGTGGGAGGGTTTGTGTCTCATTGTGGCTGGAATTCCATATTGGAGAGCTTATGGTGTGGGATTCCCATTGCAACATGGCCTACTTTTGCAGAACAGCATTTGA